One window of the Rhizobiaceae bacterium genome contains the following:
- the betI gene encoding transcriptional regulator BetI, whose protein sequence is MWSTVAQMKTSALRAAAAESDGRAEIERRGRKASKETRRQQLIEATIDSLARRGYSETTMADVADGAGLSRGIVNFHFESKEKLLVATLQYMADEYSAHWRAALLKAGQEPASQLRALVAADFDRSICNKRKLAAWCAFWGEAKSRPTYQALCGARDEAYQRQFVELCVSLRDEAGYAYDPEATALGLSAMLEGLWLRLMMGTERVSRESALRTAMEYLTSVFPKHYPRMAARPKQIA, encoded by the coding sequence ATGTGGAGCACGGTCGCACAGATGAAGACTTCGGCGCTCAGGGCGGCTGCGGCCGAATCCGACGGCAGGGCGGAGATCGAGAGACGAGGCCGCAAGGCATCGAAGGAAACGCGCCGCCAGCAACTGATCGAGGCGACGATCGATTCGCTTGCGCGGCGCGGCTATTCCGAAACGACGATGGCGGATGTCGCGGATGGCGCCGGGCTGTCCCGGGGCATCGTAAACTTCCATTTCGAAAGCAAGGAAAAGCTGCTCGTCGCCACGCTGCAATACATGGCTGATGAGTATTCCGCCCATTGGCGTGCTGCCCTGCTGAAGGCCGGGCAGGAGCCCGCAAGCCAGCTCCGGGCTCTGGTCGCCGCCGATTTCGACCGCTCGATCTGCAACAAGCGCAAGCTTGCCGCCTGGTGCGCCTTCTGGGGCGAGGCGAAGTCGCGTCCCACCTATCAGGCGCTGTGCGGCGCACGCGATGAGGCCTACCAGCGTCAGTTCGTCGAACTCTGCGTCAGCCTCAGGGACGAAGCCGGCTACGCTTACGATCCGGAAGCGACGGCGCTGGGCTTGAGCGCCATGCTCGAAGGACTTTGGCTGCGGCTGATGATGGGCACCGAGCGCGTGAGCCGCGAGAGCGCGTTGCGCACGGCGATGGAATACCTCACCTCGGTATTCCCGAAGCATTATCCGCGCATGGCCGCACGGCCGAAACAGATCGCATAA